A genomic region of Drosophila bipectinata strain 14024-0381.07 unplaced genomic scaffold, DbipHiC1v2 scaffold_152, whole genome shotgun sequence contains the following coding sequences:
- the LOC108122709 gene encoding kelch-like protein diablo, translated as MSNESNYCFDATQTITGELGSQEDGPSGSPSSWPASEAIIESCELACFKWKTFSDEEYTDWKKMSKKNTEIPLRSFFSILKMNQCPKTVSDKPPKPSLLSLAEERLAKNLCATTCVWIGEHTHFDCIPGLLKCYSVWFATRDWRLQEFTFEEKNVPALGFEMLYKWMRTTEVPELKNVVPTLQAAKHLKVEILYDALWARMCHESVQEKVAFRCYLQAQNLPELGILRETMLGRVRNYFLPLVGSEDFIDLEVGVLEQLLLLDSLGVNSEMEVFFAVLRWVGHRPELVSERLPHLQRLMDCVRFPYMPMKFLVSLRNSTVHPDQKELCRKDPVLLAFNKDPKTMDRISDAVTFMGSRCQHDIKKFMEMCRRKFVQLVYPRKWQYHPKCSYHVRHEKSRFPHTHQFTATDFADYVESLQEEWSGDGPEDSGKSQMEDLEVDIIFTLKDEQRGGTSVV; from the coding sequence ATGAGCAATGAATCGAACTACTGTTTTGACGCGACACAGACCATTACGGGTGAGCTTGGATCTCAGGAGGATGGCCCGTCCGGCTCCCCCTCCTCCTGGCCCGCATCAGAGGCCATTATAGAATCCTGTGAATTGGCATGTTTCAAGTGGAAGACTTTTTCGGACGAAGAATACACAGACTGGAAGAAAATGTCCAAAAAAAACACTGAAATTCCATTGCGATCGTTTTTCTCTATCCTGAAAATGAATCAATGTCCAAAGACTGTGAGCGACAAGCCGCCGAAGCCATCACTGCTATCTCTAGCTGAGGAGAGGTTGGCCAAAAACTTATGTGCCACCACCTGTGTATGGATAGGCGAGCACACTCACTTCGACTGCATTCCCGGTCTGCTCAAGTGCTACTCCGTGTGGTTCGCCACACGCGACTGGCGTCTCCAGGAGTTtacatttgaagaaaaaaatgtgCCAGCCCTTGGTTTCGAGATGCTTTACAAATGGATGCGTACCACGGAAGTCCCGGAATTGAAGAATGTGGTGCCGACTCTCCAGGCCGCCAAACACCTTAAGGTCGAGATTTTATATGATGCACTTTGGGCTCGAATGTGCCACGAATCGGTGCAGGAGAAAGTAGCCTTCCGGTGCTACCTGCAGGCCCAGAACCTACCTGAGCTTGGAATACTACGTGAAACTATGCTTGGAAGGGTGCGCAATTACTTCCTACCACTGGTGGGCAGTGAGGACTTCATTGACCTAGAGGTGGGGGTGCTGGAGCAACTATTGTTGCTGGACTCCCTGGGCGTCAACTCGGAGATGGaagttttttttgctgttCTGCGATGGGTAGGTCATCGCCCAGAATTGGTATCTGAGCGCTTGCCACATTTGCAACGCTTGATGGACTGCGTCCGCTTCCCTTATATGCCAATGAAGTTCCTGGTCAGCTTGCGCAACTCCACCGTGCACCCTGACCAGAAGGAGCTCTGTCGGAAAGATCCGGTGCTTTTGGCTTTCAACAAGGATCCGAAAACAATGGATCGCATATCGGACGCCGTGACTTTTATGGGTTCCCGTTGCCAGCACGATATCAAGAAGTTTATGGAAATGTGCAGACGCAAGTTTGTCCAGTTGGTGTACCCGCGAAAGTGGCAGTACCACCCCAAGTGCTCCTACCATGTTCGCCACGAGAAGTCCAGATTCCCCCACACGCATCAGTTCACGGCTACTGACTTTGCCGACTATGTTGAATCTTTGCAGGAGGAGTGGTCGGGTGACGGACCAGAGGATTCGGGAAAATCCCAGATGGAGGACTTGGAAGTGGATATTATCTTTACATTGAAAGACGAACAA
- the LOC138927051 gene encoding enoyl-CoA delta isomerase 2-like: protein MAAGADFQHFGQLSVGRISPGVLRIQFGPTWQRRTVYELMRALDLATKDEDIRIVVLCGNFSIDCGGDSYPLELKQGLVKRTRQRASEAIDHPDPVEEQYIHEKAANFVMRSLAKKLLGYRKLLVAFVDVRCLGLGFSVSSLCDLVYATESATFHPAFSHLDSCAAVGPNWTLPHIRGLLLLGEQADAGSARNSGLVAGVVKDPQEFWNRIEQYSHLPPSSLLATKKLMLRPWRDALLAELREESTPLASQRRRLARPKL from the coding sequence ATGGCCGCGGGCGCAGACTTCCAGCACTTCGGGCAGCTTTCGGTGGGTCGCATCTCTCCCGGAGTGCTACGCATTCAGTTCGGACCCACTTGGCAGCGACGCACCGTTTACGAGCTAATGAGAGCACTGGATCTCGCCACTAAAGATGAAGATATCCGGATAGTGGTTCTGTGTGGAAACTTTTCCATTGATTGCGGCGGCGACTCCTATCCCCTGGAACTGAAGCAGGGGCTGGTGAAAAGAACCCGGCAGCGGGCCTCTGAAGCTATAGATCATCCGGATCCGGTGGAGGAACAGTACATACACGAGAAGGCGGCAAACTTTGTGATGCGCTCGCTGGCCAAGAAGCTTCTGGGCTATAGAAAACTTTTGGTGGCCTTTGTGGATGTTCGATGCCTGGGACTGGGCTTTAGCGTTTCCAGTCTGTGCGACCTGGTCTATGCCACCGAATCAGCCACCTTCCATCCCGCCTTCTCACACCTCGACTCCTGTGCGGCAGTTGGTCCTAACTGGACGCTTCCACACATCCGGGGGCTGCTGCTCTTGGGCGAGCAAGCGGATGCTGGAAGTGCTCGGAATAGTGGCCTGGTGGCTGGCGTTGTTAAGGATCCCCAGGAGTTTTGGAACCGCATAGAACAGTATTCGCATCTGCCGCCCTCATCGCTGTTGGCTACGAAGAAGCTAATGCTCCGACCCTGGCGAGACGCCTTGTTGGCGGAACTGCGCGAGGAATCCACTCCTCTGGCCTCCCAGCGACGTCGTCTAGCCCGGCCCAAGCTGTAG